The following are encoded in a window of Mycobacterium decipiens genomic DNA:
- the mshD gene encoding mycothiol synthase, producing MTSLDWRSTLTADEQRSVRELVSAATGFDGVAPVGEQVLRELGQDRTEHLLVPGSRPGGAIVGYLNLSPPREEGGAMAELVVHPRARRRGIGAAMARAALAKTAGGNQFWAHGTLEPAQATASALGLVPVRGLIQMRRPLRDIPEPTFPDGVRIRTYAGASDDAELLRVNNAAFARHPEQGGWTAVQLAERRSEPWFDPDGLFLAFGDSKSDQAGRLLGFHWTKVHPDHPGLGEVYVLGVDPSAQRRGLGQLLTSVGIASLARRLAGRQEPDVEPAVLLYVESDNVAAVRTYQKLGFTTYSVDTAYAPADVDG from the coding sequence GTGACGTCGCTCGACTGGCGCTCCACACTGACCGCCGATGAGCAGCGCAGCGTGCGTGAACTCGTCTCGGCGGCAACCGGATTCGACGGGGTGGCACCCGTGGGTGAGCAGGTGCTGCGGGAACTGGGCCAGGACCGCACCGAGCATCTGCTGGTGCCCGGTTCGCGACCGGGTGGCGCGATCGTCGGCTATCTCAACCTCAGCCCGCCGCGCGAGGAGGGCGGCGCGATGGCGGAGTTGGTGGTGCACCCGCGTGCTCGGCGGCGTGGCATCGGCGCGGCCATGGCCCGCGCGGCGCTGGCCAAGACCGCGGGGGGCAACCAGTTCTGGGCGCACGGCACCCTGGAACCCGCTCAGGCGACCGCGTCCGCGCTGGGTCTGGTCCCGGTCCGCGGGCTGATCCAGATGCGACGCCCGCTTCGTGATATCCCCGAACCGACGTTCCCCGACGGGGTAAGGATCCGCACCTACGCGGGTGCATCGGATGACGCCGAGCTGCTCCGGGTCAACAACGCGGCCTTCGCCCGACATCCCGAACAGGGCGGGTGGACCGCAGTCCAGCTTGCCGAGCGGCGCAGCGAGCCGTGGTTCGATCCGGACGGCCTGTTTTTGGCCTTCGGTGATTCGAAAAGCGATCAGGCCGGCCGGTTGCTGGGTTTCCACTGGACCAAAGTGCATCCCGATCATCCGGGCCTGGGCGAGGTCTACGTGCTCGGCGTCGACCCGTCGGCGCAGCGCCGCGGTCTAGGGCAGCTGCTGACGTCGGTCGGTATCGCCTCGCTGGCCCGGCGGCTGGCCGGCCGGCAAGAACCCGACGTCGAACCCGCCGTGCTGCTCTATGTGGAGTCGGACAACGTCGCGGCGGTGCGGACCTACCAGAAGCTGGGCTTCACCACCTATAGCGTCGATACCGCCTACGCGCCGGCTGACGTGGATGGCTGA
- a CDS encoding acyl-ACP desaturase, with product MSAELTDLQLLHELEPVVEQHLNRHLSMHKPWNPHDYIPWSDGKNFYALGGQDWDPEQSKLSDVAQVAMVQNLVTEDNLPSYHREIAMNMGMDGAWGQWVNRWTAEENRHGIALRDYLVVTRSVDPVELEKLRLEVVNRGFSPGQNYQGDYFADSVTDSVIYVTFQELATRVSHRNTGKACNESVADQLMAKISADENLHMIFYRDVSEAAFDLAPNQAMKSLHLILRHFRMPGFLVPEFRRKAVIIAVGGVYDIRIHLEEVVKPVLKKWRIFERTDFTGEAAWMQDDLGKLMEELEGECDKFEESKQRYLARQARMADKMTARKVLSTKGTLRMSGR from the coding sequence ATGTCAGCCGAGCTGACCGACCTACAGCTGCTGCACGAACTTGAACCGGTCGTCGAGCAGCACCTGAACCGGCACCTGAGCATGCACAAGCCCTGGAATCCGCACGACTACATCCCGTGGTCGGACGGCAAGAACTTCTACGCACTCGGCGGCCAGGATTGGGACCCCGAGCAGAGCAAGCTTTCCGACGTCGCCCAGGTGGCGATGGTGCAGAACCTGGTCACCGAGGACAACCTGCCGTCGTATCACCGCGAGATCGCGATGAACATGGGCATGGACGGCGCGTGGGGGCAGTGGGTCAACCGCTGGACGGCCGAGGAGAACCGACACGGCATCGCGTTGCGCGATTACCTGGTGGTGACCCGTTCGGTCGACCCCGTCGAGCTGGAAAAGCTTCGCCTCGAGGTGGTCAACCGGGGCTTCAGTCCGGGTCAGAACTACCAGGGCGACTACTTCGCCGACAGCGTCACCGATTCCGTCATCTACGTCACATTCCAGGAGCTGGCGACCCGGGTGTCGCACCGCAATACCGGCAAGGCCTGTAACGAAAGCGTCGCCGACCAGCTGATGGCCAAGATTTCGGCCGATGAGAACCTGCACATGATCTTCTACCGCGACGTCAGCGAGGCCGCGTTCGATCTCGCCCCCAACCAGGCGATGAAGTCACTGCACCTGATCTTGCGCCACTTCAGGATGCCCGGCTTTCTGGTGCCCGAGTTCCGCCGCAAGGCGGTGATCATCGCCGTCGGCGGCGTCTACGACATCCGGATCCACCTCGAGGAGGTCGTCAAGCCGGTGCTGAAAAAGTGGCGCATCTTCGAGCGCACCGACTTCACCGGCGAGGCCGCCTGGATGCAGGACGACCTCGGGAAGCTGATGGAGGAACTCGAGGGCGAGTGCGACAAGTTCGAGGAGTCCAAACAGCGCTACCTCGCCCGGCAGGCCCGCATGGCTGACAAGATGACCGCCCGCAAGGTGCTCTCCACCAAGGGCACGCTGAGGATGAGCGGGCGGTAG
- the pstB gene encoding phosphate ABC transporter ATP-binding protein PstB: protein MAKRLDLTDVNIYYGSFHAVADVSLAILPRSVTAFIGPSGCGKTTVLRALNRMHEVIPGGRVEGTVLLDDQNIYAPGIDPVGVRRAIGMVFQRPNPFPAMSIRNNVVAGLRLQGVRNRKALDDTAEYSLRGANLWDEVKDRLDKPGGGLSGGQQQRLCIARAIAVQPDVLLMDEPCSSLDPISTMAIEDLIGELKQEYTIVIVTHNMQQAARVSDQTAFFNLETVGKPGRLVEIGNTEKIFSNPNQKATEDYISGRFG from the coding sequence GTGGCCAAGCGGTTGGACCTCACCGATGTCAACATCTACTACGGGTCGTTTCACGCGGTCGCCGATGTGTCGCTGGCGATTCTGCCCCGCAGCGTCACGGCGTTCATCGGTCCGTCGGGCTGCGGCAAGACGACGGTGCTGCGCGCACTGAACCGGATGCACGAGGTCATCCCCGGCGGCCGAGTCGAGGGCACCGTGCTGCTCGACGATCAGAACATCTACGCCCCCGGCATCGACCCGGTCGGCGTCCGCCGGGCTATCGGGATGGTGTTCCAGCGGCCGAATCCATTTCCCGCCATGTCGATTCGCAACAACGTGGTAGCCGGCCTGAGGTTGCAGGGTGTGCGCAATCGCAAGGCGCTCGACGACACGGCCGAATACTCACTGCGCGGCGCAAACCTGTGGGACGAAGTCAAGGATCGGTTGGATAAGCCCGGCGGCGGATTGTCCGGGGGGCAGCAGCAGCGGTTGTGCATCGCGCGGGCCATCGCCGTGCAACCCGACGTGTTGCTGATGGACGAGCCGTGTTCCTCGCTGGACCCGATCTCGACGATGGCCATCGAAGACCTGATCGGTGAGCTCAAACAGGAGTACACCATCGTCATCGTCACCCACAACATGCAACAGGCAGCCCGGGTGAGCGATCAGACGGCATTCTTCAACCTGGAAACGGTAGGAAAGCCGGGCCGCCTGGTGGAGATTGGCAACACCGAGAAAATCTTCTCCAACCCGAACCAAAAGGCCACCGAGGACTACATCTCCGGGCGTTTCGGTTAG
- a CDS encoding winged helix-turn-helix transcriptional regulator has product MLELLLLTSELYPDPVLPALSLLPHTVRTAPAEASSLLEAGNADAVLVDARNDLSAARGLCRLLSTTGRSIPVLAVVSEGGLVAISADWGLDEILLPSTGPAEIDARLRLVVGRRGGLADQESVGKVSLGELVIDEGTYTARLRGRPLDLTYKEFELLKYLAQHAGRVFTRAQLLHEVWGYDFFGGTRTVDVHVRRLRAKLGPEHEALIGTVRNVGYKAVRPARGRMPAVERDDEDTEPDRDGLPDPLVDPLRSQ; this is encoded by the coding sequence TTGTTGGAGCTATTACTGCTGACCTCGGAGCTGTATCCCGATCCGGTCCTACCGGCGCTGTCGCTGCTGCCCCACACCGTGCGGACGGCGCCGGCGGAGGCTTCTTCGTTGCTGGAAGCGGGAAACGCAGACGCCGTGCTTGTCGACGCGCGCAACGACCTCTCGGCCGCGCGTGGTCTGTGCCGTCTGTTGAGCACGACGGGCCGGTCGATCCCGGTGTTGGCGGTGGTGAGCGAAGGCGGGCTGGTGGCGATCAGCGCCGACTGGGGGCTGGACGAGATCCTGCTGCCCAGCACGGGACCCGCCGAGATCGACGCCAGGTTGCGGCTGGTGGTTGGCCGACGCGGCGGTCTGGCTGACCAGGAGAGCGTGGGCAAGGTGAGCCTGGGCGAGTTGGTGATCGATGAAGGCACCTACACCGCGCGGCTGCGGGGCCGCCCGCTCGATCTCACCTACAAGGAGTTCGAGCTGCTGAAATACCTGGCGCAGCACGCCGGGCGTGTGTTCACTCGCGCGCAGCTGCTGCACGAGGTATGGGGATATGACTTCTTCGGGGGCACCCGGACCGTCGATGTGCATGTCCGGCGACTGCGGGCCAAACTCGGCCCCGAGCACGAAGCCCTGATCGGCACGGTGCGCAACGTTGGCTACAAGGCGGTTCGGCCGGCGCGCGGCCGGATGCCGGCCGTGGAACGCGACGACGAAGACACCGAGCCCGACCGAGATGGTCTCCCAGACCCGCTGGTCGACCCGCTGCGCAGTCAGTGA
- the pstS gene encoding phosphate ABC transporter substrate-binding protein PstS, producing MRLDTVGRVLAVAVVAVLICGAVLTGCGSDGNRAGPTISGAPVGPEFCAGKNSLTAQGSTAQQNAIAMFNRVWGQLCPGKKVSYQPTGSGAGREQFIAGRVDFAGSDSPLVAEQIGPAAKRCHENPAWDLPLVFGPIALIYNLPGAATLTLDADALAMIFSGAIRTWNDPVLVALNPGVVLPNTSITPIYRSDLSGTTDNFQKYLTAAAPQSWAHGVGSEFHGGVGEGVQRPAGVIQAVQATPGAIGYVEKGVADQAGLPFAQLDTGAGAVPLTDETARNAISAVRFATTGNDLVLELKSMYELHDAKAYPLVPATYEIVCSKGYDSDTAAAIKAFLITAVSHGQTGLAKVGYVPLPDKVKERLVTAINAIE from the coding sequence GTGAGGCTCGACACGGTGGGCAGGGTACTGGCGGTGGCCGTGGTTGCGGTGCTGATCTGCGGCGCGGTTTTGACCGGCTGCGGCAGCGATGGCAACCGCGCAGGCCCGACGATCTCCGGAGCACCCGTGGGCCCGGAGTTCTGTGCCGGCAAAAACTCCCTGACCGCGCAGGGGTCGACCGCTCAACAAAACGCCATCGCCATGTTCAACCGGGTGTGGGGCCAGCTGTGTCCGGGCAAGAAGGTCTCATACCAGCCGACCGGGTCGGGCGCGGGCCGCGAGCAGTTCATCGCCGGCCGTGTCGACTTCGCCGGATCGGATTCGCCGCTGGTCGCCGAGCAGATCGGCCCGGCTGCCAAACGCTGCCACGAAAATCCGGCGTGGGACCTGCCGCTGGTGTTCGGGCCAATCGCCTTGATCTACAACCTGCCCGGCGCTGCGACGTTGACCCTCGATGCCGACGCGCTGGCCATGATCTTCAGCGGCGCGATCCGGACGTGGAATGATCCGGTGTTGGTCGCGCTCAATCCGGGTGTGGTCCTCCCCAACACCAGCATCACGCCGATCTACCGGTCGGACTTGTCGGGAACCACCGACAACTTTCAGAAGTACCTGACCGCCGCCGCGCCACAGAGCTGGGCACACGGTGTTGGCAGCGAGTTTCACGGCGGTGTCGGCGAAGGTGTCCAGAGGCCGGCTGGGGTGATCCAGGCGGTGCAGGCGACGCCGGGCGCCATCGGATATGTCGAGAAGGGCGTCGCAGATCAGGCGGGCTTGCCGTTCGCGCAGCTCGACACCGGCGCAGGTGCGGTCCCCCTGACCGACGAAACGGCCCGCAACGCCATCAGCGCCGTCAGGTTCGCGACGACTGGCAATGATCTCGTGCTGGAGCTGAAGTCAATGTATGAGCTGCACGACGCGAAGGCTTACCCGCTGGTGCCGGCGACCTACGAGATCGTCTGCTCGAAGGGATACGACTCGGACACGGCCGCGGCGATCAAGGCCTTCCTCATCACCGCCGTCAGTCACGGTCAGACCGGCCTGGCGAAGGTCGGCTATGTTCCGCTGCCGGATAAGGTCAAGGAACGCTTGGTCACCGCGATCAACGCCATTGAGTAG
- a CDS encoding LCP family protein, with product MSDGENIASPDHRHTVGGHNWITATPGQTRGATPWERFPGPALDDSPRTERGGSHIDGGVSVADLIAKLGAASPDHPAHRHAAPDPEPTGYAPEVADDPDDQLDTEAIAIPAYALEFRSELPDLGAATYRHGASLGDHDRCESEQPGQGPPRSERVGPVRIRRTSPATAPEPRPKSGRRPMLLAARSLAALFAVLALALTGGAWQWSASKNNRLNTISALDPHSGDIVNPSGQYGDENFLIVGMDTRAGDNANIGAGSTEDAGGARSDTVMLVNIPASRARVVAVSFPRDLAITPIQCEAWDPDTGEYGSNYDEKTGTTGPRLVYTETKLNSAFSFGGPKCLVKVIQKLSGLSINRFIATDFVGFARMVQALGGVEVCSTTPLQDYELGTVLAHAGRQVVDGPTALNYVRARQVTTERNGDYGRIKRQQLFLSSLLRSMISEDTLFNLNKLNNVVDMFIGNSYVDNVKTKDLVELGRSLQHMAAGHMTFVTVPTGVTDENGDEPPRTSDMKALFTAIIDDDPLPLENDHNAQRLGSTPTTAPTTTKKAPQPGPTNEIQREQVTTTAPQEVTVQVSNSTGRTGLAAVATTQLQRGGFNVMTPDDYPSSLKATTVFFSPGNEQAAATVAAAFGNLKIERVTGIGHVVQVVLGPDFSSVSAPPPSGSSVSVQIGRNSSGPPTVLPEDLTVTNAADTTCE from the coding sequence ATGAGTGACGGCGAGAATATTGCCAGTCCTGACCACCGGCACACGGTCGGCGGTCATAACTGGATTACCGCAACTCCGGGGCAAACGCGAGGCGCCACGCCGTGGGAACGGTTCCCCGGGCCAGCGCTCGATGACTCCCCGCGCACCGAGAGGGGCGGTAGTCACATCGACGGCGGCGTCAGTGTTGCCGACCTGATCGCCAAGCTCGGCGCTGCTTCTCCTGATCACCCCGCCCACCGTCATGCCGCTCCGGACCCCGAGCCAACCGGCTATGCCCCGGAGGTCGCCGACGACCCCGACGACCAGCTGGACACCGAGGCCATCGCCATCCCGGCCTACGCTCTCGAGTTTCGTTCGGAGCTGCCCGACCTCGGGGCGGCCACCTACCGGCACGGCGCCTCGCTTGGCGACCACGACCGCTGCGAATCCGAGCAACCCGGCCAGGGGCCGCCCCGGTCGGAGCGGGTGGGGCCCGTTCGGATCCGCCGAACATCGCCCGCCACCGCCCCCGAGCCAAGACCGAAATCCGGCCGGCGCCCGATGTTGCTGGCCGCGCGCTCGCTGGCGGCGCTATTTGCCGTGCTGGCGTTGGCGCTGACCGGCGGGGCATGGCAGTGGAGCGCGTCGAAAAACAACCGACTCAACACGATAAGCGCGCTAGACCCGCATTCGGGCGACATCGTCAACCCCAGCGGGCAGTACGGCGACGAGAACTTCTTGATCGTCGGCATGGACACCCGCGCCGGAGACAACGCCAATATCGGCGCCGGTAGCACCGAGGACGCCGGGGGCGCACGTTCGGACACCGTGATGCTGGTCAACATTCCGGCCAGCCGCGCGCGGGTGGTCGCGGTGTCGTTCCCGCGCGATCTGGCCATCACGCCGATCCAATGCGAAGCCTGGGACCCCGACACCGGCGAATACGGATCCAACTACGACGAGAAAACGGGTACGACGGGTCCCAGACTGGTCTACACCGAGACCAAGCTGAACTCGGCGTTCTCCTTCGGCGGTCCGAAGTGCCTGGTCAAGGTCATTCAGAAACTGTCCGGCTTGAGCATCAACCGGTTCATCGCCACCGACTTCGTCGGCTTCGCGCGGATGGTCCAGGCCCTCGGCGGTGTCGAGGTCTGTAGTACCACCCCGTTGCAGGACTACGAACTGGGCACGGTGCTCGCGCACGCCGGACGCCAGGTCGTCGACGGGCCGACCGCGCTGAATTATGTGCGAGCCCGCCAGGTCACCACCGAGAGAAACGGTGACTACGGGCGCATCAAACGCCAGCAGTTGTTCTTGTCGTCGCTGCTGCGTTCGATGATCTCCGAGGACACGTTGTTCAACCTCAACAAGCTCAACAACGTCGTCGACATGTTCATCGGTAACAGCTACGTCGACAACGTCAAGACCAAAGACCTGGTCGAACTCGGTCGATCGCTGCAGCATATGGCGGCCGGGCACATGACATTCGTTACCGTTCCGACCGGCGTGACAGACGAGAACGGCGACGAGCCCCCGCGTACGTCCGACATGAAGGCACTGTTCACCGCCATCATCGACGACGATCCGCTGCCCTTGGAAAACGATCACAACGCGCAGCGTCTGGGCAGCACGCCGACGACGGCGCCCACCACCACCAAGAAGGCGCCGCAGCCGGGCCCGACCAACGAGATTCAGCGCGAGCAGGTGACGACGACCGCGCCGCAAGAGGTCACGGTGCAGGTCTCCAACTCAACCGGTCGGACCGGTCTGGCCGCCGTTGCCACTACGCAGCTGCAGCGGGGCGGCTTCAACGTGATGACTCCCGACGACTACCCGAGTTCGCTGAAGGCCACGACGGTGTTCTTTTCGCCCGGCAACGAGCAGGCCGCCGCCACCGTGGCCGCGGCGTTCGGCAATCTCAAGATCGAGCGGGTGACCGGGATCGGCCACGTGGTGCAGGTGGTCCTTGGCCCGGACTTCAGCTCGGTGTCCGCTCCCCCGCCCAGCGGCTCCTCGGTCAGCGTGCAGATAGGCCGCAATTCCTCCGGCCCGCCGACCGTGCTGCCCGAGGACCTCACCGTCACCAACGCCGCCGACACCACCTGCGAGTAG
- the dusB gene encoding tRNA dihydrouridine synthase DusB — protein MRIGPIELASPVVLAPMAGVTNVAFRTLCRELEQSRVGTVSGLYVCEMVTARALVERHPVTMHMTTFAPDESPRSLQLYTVDPDTTYAAARMIAGEGLADHIDMNFGCPVPKVTKRGGGAALPFKRRLFGQIVAAAVRAAEGFGVPVTVKFRIGIDDDHHTHLDAGRIAEAEGAAAVALHARTAAQRYAGTADWEQIAQLKQQVRTIPVLGNGDIYDASDALAMMAATGCDGVVIGRGCLGRPWLFAELSAAFTGSPAPTPPTLGEVADIIRRHGALLTAHFGEDKGMRDIRKHIAWYLHGFPAGSQLRRALALVKTLDELDCLLHGLDPTVRFPDAATGPRGRQGSPARVALPDGWLNDPDDCRVPDGADVMHSGG, from the coding sequence TTGCGCATCGGCCCGATCGAGCTCGCCAGCCCGGTTGTGCTGGCTCCGATGGCCGGTGTGACGAACGTCGCATTCCGGACGCTGTGTCGTGAGCTAGAACAGTCGCGGGTCGGCACGGTCAGCGGGCTCTACGTCTGCGAGATGGTGACCGCACGGGCGCTGGTGGAGCGCCACCCGGTCACCATGCACATGACGACGTTCGCCCCGGACGAGTCACCGCGTTCGCTGCAGCTCTACACCGTCGACCCCGACACCACGTACGCGGCCGCTCGGATGATCGCCGGCGAAGGGTTGGCCGATCACATCGACATGAACTTTGGCTGCCCGGTGCCCAAGGTGACCAAACGCGGCGGCGGTGCGGCGCTGCCGTTCAAACGGCGGCTGTTCGGTCAGATCGTTGCCGCCGCGGTACGCGCCGCAGAAGGCTTCGGGGTGCCCGTCACGGTCAAGTTCCGGATCGGGATCGACGACGACCACCACACCCACCTCGACGCCGGCCGCATCGCCGAAGCCGAAGGTGCGGCTGCGGTCGCGCTGCACGCCCGTACCGCGGCGCAACGCTATGCCGGTACCGCCGATTGGGAACAGATCGCCCAGCTCAAGCAGCAGGTCCGGACGATTCCGGTGCTCGGCAACGGCGACATCTACGATGCCAGCGATGCGTTGGCCATGATGGCCGCGACCGGCTGCGACGGCGTCGTCATCGGCCGCGGCTGCCTGGGCCGGCCATGGCTGTTCGCCGAGTTGTCCGCCGCGTTTACCGGCAGCCCGGCACCCACCCCACCCACGCTCGGCGAGGTCGCCGACATCATCCGTCGGCACGGCGCACTGCTGACCGCACACTTCGGTGAAGACAAGGGCATGCGCGATATCCGGAAGCACATCGCCTGGTACCTGCACGGCTTCCCGGCCGGATCCCAATTGCGGCGGGCACTGGCACTGGTCAAGACGCTCGATGAACTTGACTGCCTGCTGCACGGGCTGGACCCCACCGTCCGGTTCCCGGACGCCGCGACCGGCCCGCGGGGCCGGCAGGGTTCTCCCGCCCGGGTGGCCCTTCCGGACGGCTGGCTCAACGACCCCGACGACTGCCGGGTGCCGGACGGGGCGGACGTCATGCATTCGGGTGGCTGA
- a CDS encoding oxygenase MpaB family protein gives MTQDTSATCPLTSTTMETAVSFLGEAAGEAAMPTESDGLAGGCPVSPLGYESPPLPLGPASLTWRYFGDWRGMLQGPWAGSMQNMHPQLGAAVEDHSTFFRERWPRLLRSLYPIGGVVFDGDRAPTTGAEVRDYHITIKGVDAAGRRYHALNPDVFYWAHATFFVGTLHVAERFCGGLTEAQKRQLFDEHVQWYRMYGMSMRPVPATWEEFGDYWDHMCRNVLENNFAARAVLDLTELPKPPFAQRIPDWLWAVQRKLLAPFFVWLTVGLYDPPVRELMGYRWSRRDEWLHRRFGDVVRLVFAVVPFRFRKHPRARAGWDRASGRIPADAPLVQTPARNLPPPDERDNPMHYCPQV, from the coding sequence GTGACCCAAGATACTTCTGCCACCTGCCCGCTGACCAGCACAACGATGGAGACTGCCGTGTCGTTTCTGGGCGAGGCTGCCGGAGAGGCGGCAATGCCAACTGAATCCGACGGACTGGCCGGCGGCTGCCCGGTGTCGCCGCTGGGCTATGAATCGCCGCCGCTGCCGCTCGGTCCGGCTTCCCTGACGTGGCGATACTTCGGCGACTGGCGTGGCATGCTGCAGGGGCCGTGGGCCGGATCCATGCAGAACATGCACCCGCAGCTGGGGGCGGCGGTCGAAGATCACTCGACGTTCTTTCGGGAACGGTGGCCGCGGCTGCTGCGGTCGTTGTACCCGATCGGCGGAGTTGTGTTCGACGGCGATCGAGCCCCGACCACCGGTGCCGAGGTGCGCGACTACCACATCACCATCAAGGGTGTCGACGCTGCGGGCCGTCGCTACCACGCCTTGAACCCCGATGTCTTCTACTGGGCACACGCCACCTTCTTCGTCGGCACTCTGCATGTGGCCGAGCGCTTCTGCGGTGGCTTGACCGAAGCGCAGAAGCGTCAGCTATTCGACGAACACGTCCAGTGGTACCGCATGTACGGCATGAGCATGCGGCCCGTGCCGGCGACCTGGGAGGAGTTCGGGGACTATTGGGATCACATGTGCCGCAACGTGCTAGAGAACAACTTTGCGGCACGTGCCGTGCTCGATCTGACCGAACTGCCCAAACCTCCGTTCGCCCAACGGATTCCGGATTGGCTGTGGGCGGTGCAGCGCAAGTTGCTGGCCCCGTTCTTCGTCTGGCTGACCGTCGGCCTCTACGACCCGCCCGTTCGCGAGCTGATGGGCTACCGGTGGTCGCGCCGCGACGAATGGTTGCACCGCCGCTTCGGCGACGTCGTCCGGCTCGTGTTCGCCGTCGTGCCGTTCCGGTTTCGGAAGCATCCGCGGGCCCGGGCCGGCTGGGACCGCGCCAGTGGCCGGATCCCGGCCGATGCCCCGCTGGTGCAGACGCCCGCGCGCAACCTGCCGCCGCCCGACGAGCGCGATAACCCCATGCACTACTGCCCTCAGGTCTGA
- the phoU gene encoding phosphate signaling complex protein PhoU: MRTAYHEQLSALSERLGEMCGLAGMAMERATQALLQADLVLAEQVISDHEKIATLSARAEEGAFVLLALQAPVAGDLRAIVSAIQMVADIDRMGALALHVAKIARRRHPQHALPEEVNGYFAEMGRVAVELGTSAQEVVLSHDPQKAAQIREEDDAMDDLHRHLFSVLMDREWKHGVAAAVDVTLLGRFYERFADHAVEVARRVIFQATGAFPEGEKTSASP, from the coding sequence ATGCGGACCGCCTACCATGAGCAGCTCTCGGCATTGTCCGAGCGGCTCGGCGAGATGTGCGGGCTGGCAGGCATGGCCATGGAGCGGGCAACTCAAGCCCTGCTGCAGGCCGATTTGGTGCTGGCCGAGCAGGTGATCTCCGACCACGAAAAGATCGCGACCCTAAGCGCCCGGGCGGAGGAGGGTGCTTTCGTTCTGCTGGCGTTGCAGGCGCCGGTCGCCGGTGACCTCAGAGCGATCGTGAGCGCCATCCAGATGGTGGCTGACATCGACCGGATGGGAGCGTTAGCGCTGCACGTGGCCAAGATTGCCCGCCGGCGGCATCCCCAGCATGCGCTGCCCGAAGAGGTCAACGGTTACTTCGCCGAAATGGGCAGAGTGGCAGTCGAATTGGGCACCAGTGCCCAAGAGGTGGTGTTGTCGCACGACCCGCAGAAGGCCGCCCAGATCCGCGAAGAAGATGACGCGATGGACGACCTGCACCGGCATTTGTTCAGCGTGCTGATGGATCGGGAATGGAAGCACGGAGTGGCGGCCGCCGTCGACGTGACGTTGTTGGGTCGGTTCTACGAACGCTTTGCCGACCACGCCGTGGAAGTGGCACGACGTGTCATCTTCCAGGCCACCGGTGCATTTCCCGAGGGCGAGAAGACCTCCGCGTCGCCTTAG
- a CDS encoding TetR/AcrR family transcriptional regulator: MPTGQKRGRWSGVPLESRHALRRDNLIAAGVQLLGGEGGPALTVRAVCRHAGLTERYFYESFADREHFVRAVYDDVCTRAMTTLTSAKTPRDAVEQFVELMVDDPVRGRVLLLAPAGEPVLTRSGAEWMPNFIELLQRKLSRIGDPILQKLVATSLIGALTGLFTAYLNGRLGATRRQFIDYCVDMLLSTAATYATHRERGESEHTVPAGPHD; encoded by the coding sequence GTGCCGACCGGTCAAAAGCGGGGTCGCTGGTCCGGTGTCCCCTTGGAGAGTCGGCACGCCCTACGTCGAGACAATCTCATCGCCGCCGGTGTGCAGCTGCTCGGCGGGGAAGGCGGACCGGCACTGACCGTCCGCGCGGTTTGCCGCCACGCCGGCCTGACCGAACGCTACTTTTACGAAAGCTTCGCCGACCGTGAGCATTTCGTTCGCGCGGTCTACGACGACGTCTGCACACGGGCGATGACCACCCTCACCTCCGCGAAAACCCCACGCGACGCCGTCGAGCAGTTCGTCGAGCTGATGGTCGATGATCCGGTACGCGGGCGCGTGCTGCTCCTGGCACCGGCGGGGGAACCGGTGCTGACCCGCTCGGGTGCGGAGTGGATGCCGAACTTCATCGAGTTGCTGCAACGCAAGTTGTCCCGGATCGGTGATCCGATTCTGCAGAAACTGGTCGCCACCAGCTTGATCGGCGCTCTCACCGGTCTGTTTACCGCATATCTGAACGGACGGCTGGGCGCCACCCGCCGGCAATTCATCGACTATTGCGTCGACATGCTGCTCTCCACCGCCGCCACCTACGCAACCCACCGCGAACGGGGCGAATCCGAGCACACCGTGCCAGCCGGGCCGCACGACTGA